A DNA window from Tachysurus vachellii isolate PV-2020 chromosome 20, HZAU_Pvac_v1, whole genome shotgun sequence contains the following coding sequences:
- the LOC132863684 gene encoding cytolytic toxin-alpha-like has protein sequence MSSKIIEIPALGRPLHPGTLYDCRSDNFIPGITLWDKETLRNKVSSRRQPKTELNFSASDTLNDKSKLLNVNASLKASILGGLVDVAGSARYICDNKSSSNQSRISLQYSHTTKFEQLTMSQLRNTIYPKVFEDGTATHVVASVLYGGQAFMLFEIAADENEDKEEIEGNLNVMVRKIPSLSVEGGGALKMNDNEKKLSNSIKCTFYGDFELELNPTTYLEALHVYKTLPSLLRERENDAVPVKVWLYPLSLLNEKAAIVQREIQKTLITKASAVLEELGNAEILCNDLLTSTKVNDFPDVKLRMKTFQNLLADYKMMFLKAMRKLIPAIRGGTKEEQALADIVKIHHKSPFRAEKLNDWLEYNQSEQNLLALYTQQVSGVPVVKSSVLYSTIIIDPSIDIVVCFCFNSLTNEDPYLSMLTKFLKVDEFENLSTIPESADSEVFQGWFQNRDVMEKTKDNHSLFRSFFQANKDEVQTKFVIVSISDLSNLGTCIHLYRKGKLVDRMFQPVSKPPAPTFEIENNDLILKLQKSPTGSTIRFRVEYRIMQATESKDDDLKWETIETPDAQETFKVPNFDHASSFCFRYRAISEVGVSEVSNPTLYSPKGIFKFSLGQTWTLPFVGAVNMSVGMAFYLQGVVSEKLGSIICELKTGPGKYDDTAFQLLLRPNEYFDFSSVVFNIVLRTGEETTDDAPFLLKTTLKVVGFNSFSKGKWQKPQIEDMVIINGLGFSRFKERIPTSQATLIQISGDVFMNTCGIIQV, from the exons ATGAGCTCAAAGATCATTGAGATACCAGCCCTAGGAAGGCCTCTGCATCCTGGCACTTTGTATGACTGCCGCAGTGACAACTTCATTCCAG GTATTACTTTATGGGATAAAGAAACACTACGTAATAAGGTGTCTTCACGACGACAGCCGAAGACTGAGCTGAATTTTTCTGCTTCTGACACTCTCAATGATAAAAGCAAACTCCTAAATGTGAATGCCTCGCTTAAAGCTAGCATTCTGGGTGGTTTGGTGGATGTTGCTGGCTCTGCTCGGTACATATGTGATAACAAATCCTCATCCAATCAAAGCCGAATTTCTTTGCAGTACAGCCATACAACAAAATTTGAACAACTGACTATGAGCCAGCTGCGCAACACCATCTACCCAAAAGTGTTTGAGGATGGAACTGCCACCCATGTTGTTGCATCTGTACTGTATGGAGGTCAGGCTTTCATGTTGTTTGAGATAGCAGCTGATGAGAATGAGGACAAAGAAGAAATCGAGGGAAACCTAAATGTAATGGTCAGAAAGATTCCTTCACTCTCTGTGGAGGGAGGTGGTGCTCTAAAAATGaatgataatgaaaaaaaaCTATCTAATAGTatcaaatgtacattttatggTGACTTTGAGCTTGAGCTAAACCCCACGACATACCTGGAGGCCCTGCATGTCTACAAGACACTTCCGTCTCTgctgagggagagggagaatgaTGCTGTGCCAGTGAAGGTTTGGCTTTATCCTCTTTCATTGTTGAATGAAAAAGCAGCTATAGTGCAAAGGGAGATTCAAAAAACACTGATCACAAAAGCATCAGCTGTTCTAGAGGAGCTGGGAAATGCAGAGATTCTTTGCAATGACCTGTTAACGAGTACAAAAGTAAATGATTTCCCGGATGTCAAACTAAGGATGAAGACATTTCAGAACCTGCTTGCAGACTACAAGATGATGTTTCTAAAAGCAATGCGTAAGCTCATTCCAGCGATTCGGGGTGGAACGAAGGAGGAACAGGCACTGGCAGACATTGTAAAAATCCATCACAAGTCCCCCTTCAGAGCTGAGAAGCTGAATGACTGGTTAGAGTATAATCAGAGTGAACAAAATCTGCTTGCTCTCTATACTCAGCAAGTGAGTGGGGTCCCAGTTGTCAAATCCTCAGTCCTGTACAGCACCATTATCATTGATCCCAGTATAGATATTGTGGTGTGCTTTTGCTTCAACTCTCTTACAAATGAAGATCCATATTTGTCGATGCTGACTAAATTTCTTAAAGTAGACGAATTTGAAAACTTGTCCACAATTCCTGAGTCAGCAGACTCAGAAGTTTTCCAGGGTTGGTTCCAAAATCGTGACGTAATGGAGAAGACGAAAGATAACCATTCCCTTTTCAGAAGTTTTTTCCAGGCAAATAAAGATGAGGTACAAACCAAGTTTGTCATTGTCTCAATATCAGACCTCTCCAATCTTGGAACCTGCATCCACCTTTACAGAAAGGGAAAACTGGTGGACAGAATGTTTCAGCCTGTGTCTAAACCACCAGCACCTACATTTGAAATAGAGAACAATGATTTGATTCTGAAGCTCCAGAAGTCCCCAACTGGATCAACAATAAGGTTTAGAGTGGAATATAGGATAATGCAAGCCACTGAATCAAAGGATGATGATTTAAAATGGGAAACCATAGAGACTCCAGATGCTCAGGAAACCTTCAAAGTGCCAAACTTTGATCATGCAAGTTCATTCTGTTTCCGGTACAGAGCAATCAGTGAAGTGGGAGTGAGTGAAGTCAGCAACCCTACCCTTTACTCCCCCAAAGGAATATTCAAATTTTCTTTGGGCCAGACATGG ACACTTCCCTTTGTGGGTGCAGTCAACATGAGTGTAGGAATGGCTTTCTACCTCCAAGGGGTTGTGTCTGAGAAGCTAGGCAG CATTATCTGTGAGCTTAAGACTGGACCGGGAAAATATGATGATACTGCTTTTCAGTTGTTGCTTAGGCCCAATGAGTATTTTGATTTTTCATCAGTTGT CTTTAATATAGTTCTAAGGACTGGGGAAGAGACAACTGATGACGCTCCTTTCCTCCTCAAGACCACTTTAAAAGTAGTGGGCTTTAACAGCTTCAGCAAAGGGAAATGGCAAAAACCACAAATCGAAGACATG GTAATTATAAATGGATTGGGATTTAGTAGGTTTAAAGAAAGGATCCCAACAAGCCAAGCGACCCTTATTCAGATCTCTGGAGATGTTTTCATGAATACATGTGGGATTATTCAG GTATGA